In the Centroberyx gerrardi isolate f3 chromosome 9, fCenGer3.hap1.cur.20231027, whole genome shotgun sequence genome, one interval contains:
- the zbtb37 gene encoding LOW QUALITY PROTEIN: zinc finger and BTB domain-containing protein 37 (The sequence of the model RefSeq protein was modified relative to this genomic sequence to represent the inferred CDS: inserted 2 bases in 1 codon), translating to MERSGSIQLDIPDFSNSVLLHLNQLRVQGRLCDIVVNVQGHSFRAHKVVLAASSPYFRDHMSLSQMSTVSLTVIRNPSVFEQLLSFCYTGRLCLQLADIISYLTAASFLQMQHIIDRCTQILEGIHLKIGLADLEEEGEEEEGRGLRGGGTLEAVARGGGRRGGPRLLGPRGAAEREAGSPAEEPLSPAGAEPEGXGGARTGKEPVLRINRAGQWYVETGGESDRAGSAEDGGPDGVRIKTERMEEWIGAEHQEEGGAAEEGVAVMIDTSGRCAPLQPAAPPAATKSLQPSSSFSETDRFSPTGSVVVLAERQRAKSESPSRMDDPRQPSSQGEEHAAFDMGGYEEYLREQVGDRWFRYNPRLTCIYCCKSFNQKGSLDRHMRLHMGITPFVCRICGKKYTRKDQLEYHIRKHTGNKPFHCHVCGKSFPFQAILNQHFRKNHPGCAPQEAHSASPETTTASVPSRGGQTDEASPGREEPEGGGTGGGGGAYGEGPQASVSTTGPD from the exons ATGGAGCGGTCCGGCAGCATCCAGCTGGACATCCCGGACTTCAGTAACTCGGTGCTGCTGCACCTGAACCAGCTGCGGGTCCAGGGCCGGCTGTGCGACATCGTGGTGAACGTTCAGGGCCACAGCTTCCGGGCGCACAAGGTGGTTCTGGCCGCCAGCTCGCCGTACTTCAGAGACCACATGTCTCTGAGCCAGATGAGCACCGTGTCGCTGACGGTGATCCGCAACCCGTCGGTGTTCGAGCAGCTGCTGTCCTTCTGCTACACCGGCCGGCTCTGCCTGCAGCTCGCCGACATCATCAGCTACCTGACGGCCGCCAGCTTCCTGCAGATGCAGCACATCATCGACCGCTGCACCCAGATCCTGGAGGGCATCCACCTGAAGATCGGCCTGGccgacctggaggaggagggggaggaggaggaggggcggggcctCCGGGGCGGCGGGACCCTGGAGGCCGTGGCGCGAGGAGGGGGGCGGCGCGGCGGCCCGCGCCTCCTCGGCCCGCGGGGGGCGGCGGAGCGCGAGGCCGGCAGCCCCGCCGAGGAGCCGCTCAGCCCGGCGGGCGCCGAaccggaggg ggggggcgccCGGACGGGCAAGGAACCCGTCCTCCGCATCAACCGGGCCGGACAGTGGTACGTGGAGACGGGCGGCGAGTCGGACCGGGCCGGCAGCGCCGAGGACGGAGGCCCGGACGGAGTCCGCATCAAGacggagaggatggaggagtggATCGGAGCGGAAcaccaggaggagggaggagcggcGGAGGAGGGCGTCGCCGTGATGATCGACACGTCCGGACGCTGCGCGCCGCTGCAGCCGGCCGCGCCGCCCGCCGCCACCAAGAGCCTCCAGCCGTCCAGCAGCTTCAGCGAGACGGACAG gttCAGTCCGACAGGCAGTGTGGTCGTCCTGGCGGAGCGTCAGAGAGCGAAGAGCGAGTCTCCCAGCAGGATGGACGACCCGCGGCAGCCCAGCTCCCAG gGGGAGGAGCACGCGGCGTTCGATATGGGCGGGTACGAGGAGTACCTGAGGGAGCAGGTGGGCGACCGCTGGTTCCGCTACAACCCCCGGCTCACCTGCATCTACTGCTGCAAGTCCTTCAACCAGAAGGGCAGCCTGGACCGCCACATGCGGCTGCACATGGGCATCACGCCGTTCGTCTGCCGCATCTGCGGGAAAAAGTACACCCGCAAAGACCAGCTGGAGTACCACATCCGCAAGCACACCGGCAACAAGCCGTTCCACTGCCACGTCTGCGGCAAGAGCTTCCCCTTCCAGGCCATCCTGAACCAGCACTTCCGCAAGAACCACCCGGGCTGCGCGCCGCAGGAGGCCCACAGCGCCTCGCCGGAGACCACCACCGCCTCCGTGCCGTCCCGCGGCGGCCAGACCGACGAGGCCTCGCCCGGACGCGAGGAGCCGGAGGGCGGCGGCACCGGAGGCGGGGGAGGGGCGTACGGAGAAGGACCCCAGGCCTCCGTCTCCACCACCGGGCCCGACTGA